The nucleotide window gcgATAAAATtatacgtgggcgtagccaaggagtattcgagtttaatttatttaaatgggtcatacaaatgctccagaggcgtcgatatgggggctcaaagtagggtaccttcgaaatgtaaaatttttaaacacgtgccatttttttgtttcccatccgatttcaaagatattaatatttttggaaagcgatcGGCTAGAtcttgtgctatttatctcttataatttccgagttataagtatttcaaaattgcaattttaaaattgcgccataccttggtccgcttttttaaaaatataggtcgtacttttggaccaattggactcgaattttttttgtttgttatacaaTTAAATTACGAagaacatacaaaatatttcagagcaatatcaattatggatccaaaaataaacgattttcaatttaaatattcaaaaaatagttgatttttgctgttttttgggcgacttaactcttttttaattaaaaaaaaactttatttaagaacatataacaattttatgtttatctgaaagatatctttacggagaacatttttatataaaaaacatgtcctattcttcgagtatgtcgcccctacgccattcggaatttgacctatcccgaaggaaatgtggaccctataggcaaaattgtaaaaaatatcatttttgggattttcgcttcaatttttaggaattgtgggattacctttgactttttgacaagtttttgattgttgattctgccccactgtgcattgctTACAACATTGAGTTTTGATAGTAAATGTACCAAACTAACTCTTTACAGCAAGTAGGGGTTAGATGGAACAACCAGACACAATCAATACAAACaagcttttcaaaataaaaaaaattcggattaccATGTTTTATTGACAGCTTTAGTTCCTCTAAGATTGTGTTTTGGTGAAGAAATAATTTGGGAAAATCCCTGTACTATGTCTACTAGGTATTCTCGACCATTAAGTACAGAATACGTAAAAGAATCTGCAGAAgttgttaaaagaaaaaaaattaaattcaaaattctatagaaatatcTATAGTTACTTTAggcaaaaatactttttatataagCCATTCGCTATTGTTAACAATGATAAATGGTAAAGTTTGacgaaattgttttaataaatatttttttgcctaATACCAAACCTAAGCCGTTTAATTATCGCCATATAGGTCTGCCCCAATGTGCAGAGCCGCTTTCAAAGGGTCTGTGGTGTAAAATTTGTCTTGAAAtcctataaattaataaatgtatcttaattcatttaaacaaatttcatcaaAGTTTTAACACCGTTTTtaattgttaacttttttaaccAACAACCTAAAAATCTATCaatcttaataaaattctaaaaaaaaaaaacaatatacacTTTCTCTGCCTAAGCAAcaaatgttgctggcaacatgttgccCACAACAAATTGGCAACCAAATAATAGCAAAAATCACACTGAAATGgaattgaaaatagttttttctatattattagAAAGATTGCATGAATGCAAAATCAGTTAGTATTTGGCTGAAGCCATAGAATGATCGTTGAACGGTTTATTAGTTACGAATATCTATaagcaaaaatacaaacaaacaaaaatcaaataacacaaaagaataattataaaaatttcaaaatctattcataaatttaaataatagtgAGAATCTATAGAACACAAACAAAAAGcacacaattttaaaaacgattAATGATAAAAATGAGAATATtaataacaatagttttaacagttGGCTTCATCTCGTCGTTACAAGTGACAGCACaggaaaatactaaaaatgtaaCTGaagtttcaaattcaaataaaacggATGCTATATTAATTGCAACAAATGTTACGGATACCTTAATGCAAACATCAACTActattaaaaatgaaatcaatACGGAAAGTTTAGACCCCAGCACAGCTTCTCCCCCTACAATAACATCATCTTTAACAACTGAAAGAATAAATTACACTACTACAACGTCATCACCCTCAACATGGTCTACCTTGCCACTTACACCTGCAACTGAAGCAACAACcacttcatcatcatcatcacagaCTCCTTTGATACCTTCTCCATCAACAACcgaaacagcaacaacaacagcacaaCCTACTCCTCAAGATACTCCAATTTCGAATCAATACTGTGCCCCCTCATTGTGTGAATTCTATAATGGCACCCATACGAATACAAAACCTCATATTGCTTGCAAAAATCGTGGTAATTTCAGTCCGGCTTGTGGTTCACAACCGCATCTCTTGAAAATGAGCGAACGACGACGTAATCTCATTTTAGATTTACATAATTTGGCACGTTCACGTATTGCATCCGGCCAAGTGGATGGCTATAAGTCGGCATCTCATATGCCACAACTTAAATGGGACAATGAATTAGAGTATTTAGCTGGGTTGCATGTGAAACGTTGCAGATTTGAGCATGATTTATGCCACAATACGCCGCGTTACCCCTACAGTGGTCAGAATATTGGTTATTTCTGGAAAGGCGCTAATATCACATCGCATTCGAAACGTATG belongs to Calliphora vicina chromosome 4, idCalVici1.1, whole genome shotgun sequence and includes:
- the LOC135957817 gene encoding tabinhibitin 4-like, which gives rise to MIKMRILITIVLTVGFISSLQVTAQENTKNVTEVSNSNKTDAILIATNVTDTLMQTSTTIKNEINTESLDPSTASPPTITSSLTTERINYTTTTSSPSTWSTLPLTPATEATTTSSSSSQTPLIPSPSTTETATTTAQPTPQDTPISNQYCAPSLCEFYNGTHTNTKPHIACKNRGNFSPACGSQPHLLKMSERRRNLILDLHNLARSRIASGQVDGYKSASHMPQLKWDNELEYLAGLHVKRCRFEHDLCHNTPRYPYSGQNIGYFWKGANITSHSKRMKNFIVNWYKEHKEANQTFIDSFHLHPDKKVIGHFTAMVGDRVHHVGCATIRFYESNLTKILMTCNYDYNNFSDEPVYQTGPTASKCGYKISEKFPGLCDWKQPTYEYEPEQEENENSSNLVFIK